Proteins encoded in a region of the Massilia sp. UMI-21 genome:
- a CDS encoding CAP domain-containing protein, which yields MSYMPRWRSLIAALVAASTLAACGGGGDSTGAVSPMSVAPVPGAPTAADPAAPALTNDIAVDGRNWINYRRAQLGVPAVTENALINNAAQGHSEYLRTNNVMSHDQKPGSPGFTGATLLDRLNAAGYIIPANGYAYGEVISGTTNGNGFFMAEELITAIYHRFVMFEPKFRELGTGAATSASRYHYFTADFATRDGFGPGIGANSVVIWPFSGQTGVTPVFHSDSEDPDPVAGINDVGYPISVHANIDAPLTMQTFTVRPRGGANLQVQVVNSSTTARQRTAIAIVPLAPLKSATTYEVSFSGTVNGAPVTRDWSFVTR from the coding sequence ATGAGCTATATGCCGCGCTGGCGTTCCCTCATTGCCGCATTGGTGGCCGCGTCGACCCTGGCCGCTTGTGGTGGTGGTGGCGACAGCACGGGCGCCGTCAGCCCGATGTCCGTGGCGCCGGTGCCGGGCGCCCCGACCGCCGCGGATCCTGCCGCACCTGCGCTGACGAACGACATCGCGGTCGATGGCCGCAACTGGATCAACTATCGCCGTGCCCAGCTTGGCGTGCCGGCGGTCACCGAGAATGCCTTGATCAACAACGCCGCGCAGGGCCATTCCGAATACCTGCGCACCAACAACGTGATGAGCCACGACCAGAAGCCGGGCAGCCCGGGCTTTACCGGCGCCACCCTGCTGGATCGCCTGAACGCGGCCGGCTATATCATTCCGGCCAATGGGTACGCCTATGGCGAGGTGATCTCGGGCACGACCAACGGCAACGGCTTTTTCATGGCCGAAGAACTGATCACCGCGATCTACCACCGCTTCGTGATGTTCGAGCCGAAGTTCCGCGAGCTCGGCACCGGCGCCGCCACTTCCGCCAGCCGGTATCACTACTTCACCGCCGACTTCGCGACGCGCGACGGCTTCGGCCCCGGCATCGGCGCCAACAGCGTCGTGATCTGGCCGTTCAGCGGCCAGACCGGGGTGACGCCGGTCTTCCACAGCGACAGCGAAGACCCGGACCCGGTCGCCGGCATCAACGACGTGGGCTACCCGATCAGCGTGCATGCGAACATCGACGCCCCGCTGACGATGCAGACCTTCACCGTGCGTCCGCGCGGCGGCGCCAACCTGCAGGTGCAGGTAGTGAATTCCTCGACCACCGCCAGGCAGCGCACCGCCATCGCGATCGTCCCGCTGGCGCCGCTGAAAAGCGCCACCACCTACGAAGTCAGCTTCTCCGGCACGGTGAACGGCGCGCCGGTCACGCGCGACTGGTCGTTTGTGACGCGGTGA
- the pssA gene encoding CDP-diacylglycerol--serine O-phosphatidyltransferase, whose amino-acid sequence MASILLPSHQLSQPKPTSRQRLARAKFALPSFVTLLSIACGFGSIVISVDNAHVGDPGDYRLAAILLVLAGVFDALDGYVARLTKTQSSFGVQLDSIADVMNFGCAPGLLLYCYGFAQMSVAHPTLVRMGGLACFVFVACGALRLARFNVMVGRTDPRYFVGMPITAGAACVASVVVAWPDPATTMAQCFAIMALMVGVGTLMVSTIRFPSSKHPSGKVMLVLVAVCLVLLAVLQTRFFVLFFLLYVCATLLLNIAWRTGWTGIAPPKVYEE is encoded by the coding sequence ATGGCATCGATCCTATTGCCGAGCCATCAATTGTCGCAACCTAAGCCAACCAGTCGGCAGCGCCTCGCGCGCGCCAAGTTTGCCCTGCCCAGTTTCGTGACGCTGCTGTCGATCGCGTGCGGCTTCGGCAGCATCGTGATCTCGGTGGATAACGCGCACGTCGGCGATCCGGGCGATTATCGCCTGGCCGCCATCCTGCTGGTGCTGGCCGGCGTGTTCGATGCGCTCGACGGCTACGTGGCGCGTCTCACCAAGACCCAGTCCAGCTTCGGCGTGCAGCTCGACTCGATCGCCGACGTGATGAACTTCGGCTGCGCGCCCGGCCTCCTGTTGTATTGCTATGGCTTCGCGCAGATGAGCGTGGCCCATCCGACCCTGGTGCGCATGGGCGGACTGGCCTGCTTCGTGTTCGTCGCTTGCGGCGCGCTGCGCCTGGCGCGCTTCAACGTCATGGTGGGCCGCACCGACCCGCGCTATTTCGTCGGCATGCCGATCACCGCCGGCGCCGCCTGCGTGGCCTCGGTGGTCGTGGCCTGGCCCGATCCGGCCACCACCATGGCGCAGTGCTTCGCCATCATGGCGCTGATGGTCGGGGTGGGCACGCTGATGGTATCGACCATCCGTTTCCCCAGCTCGAAGCACCCGAGCGGCAAGGTGATGCTGGTGCTGGTGGCGGTGTGCCTGGTGCTGCTGGCCGTGCTGCAGACGCGCTTCTTCGTGCTGTTCTTCCTGCTGTATGTGTGCGCGACCCTGCTGCTCAACATCGCCTGGCGCACCGGCTGGACCGGGATCGCGCCGCCCAAGGTCTACGAGGAATAA
- a CDS encoding Hpt domain-containing protein — protein sequence MLSPFGSADAAPTPALDVAAGIERVMGDEAMYRRILGRFRSDYTGKVASLRDAIAAGDATLAHRLAHTLKGAAAMIEARALRALAMETEQILRAGLPADSLLLDRLEAQLARVIAQIDGLIAAPPSGSPGTVEAVLAEGDVTRLCALLDIGDSRAQDLMAKKRAGLCTRLGAARMAELESAVAAFDYERALDILRTRQERQAASPGASA from the coding sequence ATGCTCTCTCCTTTTGGCAGCGCGGACGCTGCCCCCACGCCGGCGCTGGATGTCGCCGCCGGCATCGAACGGGTGATGGGCGACGAGGCCATGTACCGGCGCATCCTCGGCCGTTTCCGATCCGACTACACCGGCAAGGTGGCAAGCCTGCGCGACGCGATCGCCGCCGGCGACGCCACGCTGGCGCACCGGCTGGCCCATACGCTGAAGGGTGCGGCGGCGATGATCGAGGCGCGCGCCCTGCGGGCGCTGGCGATGGAGACCGAACAGATCCTGCGCGCCGGCCTGCCTGCCGACTCCCTGCTGCTCGACCGGCTGGAAGCACAGCTGGCGCGCGTGATCGCGCAGATAGACGGGCTGATCGCCGCACCGCCGTCCGGCAGCCCCGGCACGGTCGAGGCCGTGCTGGCCGAAGGCGATGTCACACGGCTGTGCGCGCTGCTCGACATCGGCGACAGCCGCGCCCAGGACCTCATGGCGAAAAAGCGCGCCGGGCTGTGCACCCGGCTGGGCGCCGCGCGCATGGCGGAGCTGGAGTCGGCAGTGGCCGCGTTCGATTACGAACGGGCCCTGGACATTCTTCGTACGAGGCAAGAGCGCCAGGCAGCCAGCCCCGGCGCTTCTGCCTAG